The sequence below is a genomic window from Deltaproteobacteria bacterium.
CTCTGGCGACACCAGTCTCTCATGAGCACTCTGGGCGTCGCGGCGCTGATGGGCCTCGGGTTCGGTGCGATGGATTACCTTGCCGGATGATCGAACCGGCACGGGACGCCTCGAGACGGATTAAAGGTTGTACAGCTCCCGCGCATTCCCCCCGCAGATCTTGGCCTTGACATCCGGGCTCAGACGCGGGTCGTTGGCGACGCCGTCTATGGCCAGCAGTTCGGTGGCGCTGTCGGCGTGACCGTAGTCGGTGCCAACCACTAGGTGGTCCTCCCCGGCGTTCTCGATGACGTACGGAAGGTCGTCGGTGGTCTCGCACCCGACCCAGATCCGGTTCCTTGCCAGCAGTTCGTTCCGGTTGAACCCCTGCTCCTTTACGTACGGGCGTTTGTACAGATCGGTCAGCGCGTAGGGGAGCCACTGCGCGCTGACCTCCAGGAACCCCATCTTGAGTTGCGGGAACCGCTGGGGGATGCCGCCCGCGACGATGGTGTGGAAAGCCCCCACCACCACGAGCTTAAACTTCGAGAAGGCCACGGGCTCGTACTTGTAGTAGTCGTGTAGCACGGAGCTGCCGTTGGAGGCGTGGATGCACACCGGCATGTCCAGCCTGCCGGCGGCGTCGTACACCGGAAAGAAAAAGGGATCGTTCAGCAGCCGCTCGCCCTCGGAGCCGCGCATGTAGATGCCTACCGCGCCGTTCTCCTTGGCCAGCTTGGCCTCCTCGTACACCTGTTCCGGGCTGAGGAGCGGCACCACCGCCACCCAGCGCAGGCGGTTGTCGGACTGTTTCCAGCACTCGCCCATCCAGCGGTTGTAGCTGCGGCACAGCGCCAGCTCGATCTCGGGCCGGGGCGTCAGCGGGATGATGAAGATGGTGGGGAAGATCACCTGGATGTCCACCTTGAGCTCATCCATGTGCTTGAGCCTCATGGCCACGTCGCGCAGCTCACGGGACTCCAGCGGCGTGTCCTTGCCAACGTTTCGGGACTTGAGGCGCAGGGTGCCGTCCACCAGCCAGTACTCGTCCCCGGACCCGACGCCGTTGGTGGAGCCGACGACCTCGGGCCGGTACTTGCGGTCGGCGCCGTCCATGAACTCCCAGGTCTCCTCGGTTTCGAGAACGTGTGCGTCCGCATCGATTCTGAGCATTTCGGTTTCCTCCACTGGTGGGATTGCATTGGCGCAGGCCGGTCGCCAGCCTGATATCCCTGTGCTCTATCCGAAGTCCGGGAACGAATCAACGCCCCTTCCACACGGGCGGGCGCTTCTCGACAAAGGCGCGCGGCCCTTCCTTGCTGTCCTCGGTGGTGAGGACGAAGGCGGCGAGGTCGGACTCCAGCCTCAGCGCCTGATCCAGCGGCAGGTCGACCCCCTTGTGGACGGATTCCTTGACGTAGCGCAGGGCCAGCGGCGCGCCCTTGGCGAAGGCCGCCGCCATCTCCTCGCCTGCCTGTGTCAACTCGTCCATCGATACCAGCTTGTTGACGAGCCCGATGCGGTACGCTTCCCGGGCGTCGATCAACTCCCCCGAAAGGCAGATCTCCAGCGCCTTGGCCGGCCCCACGATGCGGGCCAGCCGCTGGGTGCCGCCGGACGCCGGCATGAAGCCGCGCCGCACCTCGGTGACCCCGAGCCGGGCGTTGTCCGCGGCGATGCGGATGTCGCAGGCCATGGCGATCAACAGGCCCGCGCCCACCGTGTAGCCGTGCAGCAGCGCGATGGAGGGCTTCTGCAACAACGCGAAGGCCTCGATGGGCGAGGAGCTGCCCGGCAAATGCCGAGCCTGACGCGCCTCCAGCGGAGACGCCTGCGCCTCGGCCGGGTCGGCGTTGCGTTGCGCGCGCTCCTTGAGGTCGCCGCCCACGGTGAAGGCCTTCTCCCCTGCCCCCCGGACCAGCACCACCTGCACGTTCCGGTCCGCCTGCGCCTGGGCGCACATCTCGACGATGCCCAGGCGCATCTCCTCGTTGATGGCGTTCAGCGCCTCCGGGCGGTTGAGCGTGATCCAGGCCGTCTGCCCGGTTACTTCGTAGAGAACCATGTCGTTGCTCATTCGTATGTCCTTCCCCGGTGCCGCTTTGCATCCGTCATTCCCGCGGAAGCGGGAATCCAGGCGGGGGAGGTGGGGGAACACGCCGTTCTGCCCCTCCCCACCCCTGGATTCCCGCCTTCGCGGGAATGACGATTCGGGGTCGCAGTGCCGTTTCGTTGCCAAGCGCAATATTGACACAGCCTGTTCTGCGGCAATGGCGGTTACTGGGTCTAAGCACGAGTTCGTATCAATGACGGATTCGCGCCGCTGTCAAGGCGGTAGACTCTGGCGGCGGTGTCGTGGAACAGTGCCGCGCGTTCCGTTTCCGAATAGCCCCGGCTGACGATCTTGAACGCGTTCCACACGGAAACATAGGAATACGATACCCGATCCACCGGGAAGTTGCTTTCGAACATGCAGCGGCCGGGGCCGAACTTCTCGATGCAGAACTCGAAGTACGGCCGCATGGCCTCGGCCAGCTCGGCGGAGGCGGGCCCGGGCTCGCGCGTGTGCCAGTCGTATCCTGAGCGCAGTGAGCCGACGCCGCCCAGTTTGAGCGCCACGTTGGGGCATTCGGACAGTGCGGCGATGTCGGCGCTCCAGGCCTGGAACACCTCGTCGCGCCGTCCCTCGTAGGGGCCCAGTCCCAGCGGCCCGCCGATGTGGTCGAGGATGATGGGCAGGTCCGGGAAGGCGCGCGCCAGCTCCACCAGCTCCGGGAGCTGCGGGTGGTAGAGCCAGGCGTCGAAGCTCAGGCCGCAGCGCCGCAGGCACCCCATTCCCTTGCGCACCGCGGAGTCCCGCAGCAGGCCGGGCCGCTCCACGCTCCGGAACGCGTCCGAGGCGTCCCACATGGTGGAATAGCGGATACCGCGGAGCCGGTCGGGGCCGGCTTCCAGGTGCGCTTCGAGGACTTCGGCCACGCCGTCGCCCAGGGCCAGGTCGGCGTAGGCCACGATGGCGGCCGCCACCGAGGCACGGTTGTCGGCGCGCGCGTTCTCGAACGCGATGCCCTCCAGGAACTCCGTCTCCCCCACCGGCCGCAGCTCGGGCGGCCCGGTTTCCCTGTACATGGCGCCGCACTCCACGGCCACGCTGGACACGATGTGATGGCCGCCCGTGGCGTCGCGCAGGAAATCGTCCAGCAGGTACAGGTTGTCGGGACGCCGCCACAGGTGGTGGTGCGGGTCGCAGATAGGGAGGTCGGGCTCCAGCGGAGCTTCGTTGGTCGTGTCTGTTATGGGATCGGTCAACTTTACGACCTCAAGGCTCCGTCACCGCCCCCATCCACCCCTGGATTCCCGCTTCCGCGGGAATGACGTTCGAAAGGTCCCTGCCTCATGAGTCATGACACAGCCTGTTCCGCGGGAATGACGGCGAGGGTCGGGAGCGACGGAGAGCATTGAAACGAGAGCATAGGTCCCGCCTTGCGGGTTTGGATACTCGCACTGTGCCGCCGGGTTTGGTAGACAGGGGTTTGCCTCGCAACCGATACGCGTCCACTACTCCGAGGAGGTTACGTGGATTTCGAGTTGGCCCACTACCCTGTCCGGTCCCTTTCTTGGGGCGCCCACACCGAATATCGGGCAGGCGAACTCGTTGTCAACCAGGAGGCGCTGCGCGCCGAGGTGCTCGCGGAGCCGCTCATCGACGACGTGGAGTTGAGCATCGTGCGGCCCGGCGAGCGCACGCGGGTGCTGCACGTGGTGGACATCGTCGAGCCGCGCTGGAAGGACGGCGCCTTCGGCGGCGCGTTTCCCGGAAGCCTCGGGACGTTGTCCCAGTGCGGCGCCGGCCGTACTCACGCGTTGGACGGGGTGGCGGTGGTGACGTCCGGGTCGCTGCCGCGGTCCGAGGAGGCCATCATCGACATGTGCGGTCCCGGCAGCGAGTTGAGCCGGTTCGGGCGCATGCCCGGCCTGGTGATGCTGCCCAAGCCGCGGGAAGGCGCCGACCCGGGCCAGTTCGGCCTGGCGCTCATGCGCGCGGGGCTGCGCGCGGCGGTCTTCCTGGCGGAGACCACCAAGCGGGCGGCGCCGGCGCGCACGGAACCTTTCTCGCTCGACTGGCGGTTGCCGGCGTCGGGGTTGCCGCGCATCGGATACCTGAGCTTCGCCTACTCCCACGGCATCGGCCGCCAGAAGCTCTTCTACGGCACGAGCACCAAGGACATCGTGCCGAGCGTGGTGCATCCCAACGAGATCCTGGACGGCGCGCTGGTGAACGACGGCTATACCAAGCCCACCAAGAACGCCACCCACGACATCCTGAACCATCCCCTGATCCGCGAGCTGTACCGGCGGCACAACGACACCATCGTGTTCGCCGGCATGGTGCTGGCGAACCACTATGCCACCTATGACGAGAAGGCGGCCGCGGCCTTTCACGCGGCGCGGCTGCTCAGGCATGTGGTGGAGGCGGACGGGGTGGTCATCACCAAGGACGGCGGCGGCCAGGCGGACGTGGACCTGATGCTCGCCTGCCGGGCGTGCGAGGAGGCGGGGCTGCGTACTGTGCTGGTGGCCAAGGAAGAGTCCGGCGGCGACGGCCCGGCGCTGGTGGACGTGGCGCCCCAGGCGGACGCCATGGTGAGCGTCGGCAACTGTCCCGAGAAGGTGCGGCTGGACGAGCCCATGGAACGGGTCCTCGGCGGCGACGCGTTCCTGGGGGCCATCCAGGGGGACGTGGCCGGCACGGTGGAGATCCCGGTGCAGAATATCATCGGCGCCATCGACCCCATCGGCGGCTCGACGCTGACGGCACGGCCGGGATAGGAGGATCCCATGAAGCGCATCGTCCACTACGTGAACCAGTTCTTCGCCGGCGTCGGCGGTGAGGAGAGCGCGGGGGCGCCGCCCGGCGTGCTGGAAGGCGCGGTGGGTCCGGGGCGGCTGCTGCAGTCCTTGCTGGGCGAGGGCGCCGGGGTCGTCGCGACGGTCTACTGCGGTGACGACCATTTCTCGGAGAACGAGGAGGAGGCCACGGCCCGGTTGCTGGAGTTGGTGAAGGCGGCGGCGCCGGACCTGCTGTTCGCCGGGCCGGCGTTCGGCTCGGGACGCTACGGACTGGCGTGCGCGGGGGTGTGCCGGGTGGTGGGCGCCGAGTTGGGCATCCCGGTGCTGACCGCCATGTCGCCGTCCAACCCCGGCGCCGACGCGATCCGGCGCGACATCCCGGTGGTCGCGACCGGGGAATCGTCGGGCGACATGCGCGCCGCCATCGAGGCCTCGGCCCCCCTCATCGTCAAGCTCCTGACCGGTGAAACCGTGGCTCCGGGCAGCGAGGAAGGCCTCCTTTCCCGCGGCGGCCGCTGGAACACACGGGCATCCGTTCCCGCGGCCGAACGGGCCGTGGACCTGCTGCTGGCGAAGCTCGCGGGCGGTCCGATGGAGACGGAGATCCCGCTGCCGCCGTTCCAGGAGGTGGAGCCGGCGCCGGGCATCCGGGACCTCGGCCACGCGAAAATCGCGCTGGTCACCACCGGCGGCCTCGTGCCGCGCGGCAATCCGGACGGCATCAAGTCGTACCTGTCCACCCACTTCGGCGCCTACCACCTCGAGAGCAAGGAGCACCTTGCGGCGGATGAATTCGAGTCGGTGCACGGCGGCTTCTTCACCGCGGCGGTAAACGAGGACCCCAACCGCCTGATTCCCCTCGATGTGCTGCGGGACGCGGTGCGCGAAGGATCCCTGGGCGGGCTGCACGAGTATTTCTACTCCACCACGGGCAACGGCACGCCCGTCGAGACCGCCGCCGACATGGCCCGGGACATCGCGGCGTCGCTAGGGGAGGACAAGGTCGACGGCGTCATACTCACCTCCGCCTGAGGGACCTGCACTCGCTGCGGCGCAGCGATGGCAAAGGAACTGGAGAGAGCCGGCATCCCCACGGTGCACGTGACCAATCTGGTATCGGTGTCGGAGAATACCGGCGCCAAGCGGATCATGTCGGGGCGGGCCATCCCGCACGTTTTCGGGGACCCGTCCCTTGACGCGGACGAGGAGCGCCGGCTGCGGCGGGGGCTGGTGGAGCAGGCGCTGGAGATGCTCAAGGAGCAGGAGGGCGCGTCGTGATGGACGGGGCCCTGACCGCCCCGCCGCCCCTGGATTCCCGCTTTCGCGGGAATGACGGGCCGGGACGGCGGTTTAGGGTTGACATGCACACCGGAAAGTCGGTTAATCGCACGATCAAAGCCGAGAGGAGGCACGCATGGTTAGGCGAATTCTCTTTCTGATGGCAGGGTTGATGCTGCTGACGAGCCCCGCATGGGGTGACGCGGTGGCGGACTTCTACAAGGGCAAGCAAATCCGTATTGTCGTGGGTTATGGTCCGGGCGGTACCACCGACCTCACCACCCGGCTCATCGCGCCGGTGCTGCACAAGTACATTCCCGGCAGTCCCCGGATCGTCGT
It includes:
- a CDS encoding amidohydrolase family protein yields the protein MLRIDADAHVLETEETWEFMDGADRKYRPEVVGSTNGVGSGDEYWLVDGTLRLKSRNVGKDTPLESRELRDVAMRLKHMDELKVDIQVIFPTIFIIPLTPRPEIELALCRSYNRWMGECWKQSDNRLRWVAVVPLLSPEQVYEEAKLAKENGAVGIYMRGSEGERLLNDPFFFPVYDAAGRLDMPVCIHASNGSSVLHDYYKYEPVAFSKFKLVVVGAFHTIVAGGIPQRFPQLKMGFLEVSAQWLPYALTDLYKRPYVKEQGFNRNELLARNRIWVGCETTDDLPYVIENAGEDHLVVGTDYGHADSATELLAIDGVANDPRLSPDVKAKICGGNARELYNL
- a CDS encoding enoyl-CoA hydratase-related protein, encoding MSNDMVLYEVTGQTAWITLNRPEALNAINEEMRLGIVEMCAQAQADRNVQVVLVRGAGEKAFTVGGDLKERAQRNADPAEAQASPLEARQARHLPGSSSPIEAFALLQKPSIALLHGYTVGAGLLIAMACDIRIAADNARLGVTEVRRGFMPASGGTQRLARIVGPAKALEICLSGELIDAREAYRIGLVNKLVSMDELTQAGEEMAAAFAKGAPLALRYVKESVHKGVDLPLDQALRLESDLAAFVLTTEDSKEGPRAFVEKRPPVWKGR
- a CDS encoding amidohydrolase family protein, which translates into the protein MTDPITDTTNEAPLEPDLPICDPHHHLWRRPDNLYLLDDFLRDATGGHHIVSSVAVECGAMYRETGPPELRPVGETEFLEGIAFENARADNRASVAAAIVAYADLALGDGVAEVLEAHLEAGPDRLRGIRYSTMWDASDAFRSVERPGLLRDSAVRKGMGCLRRCGLSFDAWLYHPQLPELVELARAFPDLPIILDHIGGPLGLGPYEGRRDEVFQAWSADIAALSECPNVALKLGGVGSLRSGYDWHTREPGPASAELAEAMRPYFEFCIEKFGPGRCMFESNFPVDRVSYSYVSVWNAFKIVSRGYSETERAALFHDTAARVYRLDSGANPSLIRTRA
- a CDS encoding glycine/betaine/sarcosine/D-proline family reductase selenoprotein B, with translation MKRIVHYVNQFFAGVGGEESAGAPPGVLEGAVGPGRLLQSLLGEGAGVVATVYCGDDHFSENEEEATARLLELVKAAAPDLLFAGPAFGSGRYGLACAGVCRVVGAELGIPVLTAMSPSNPGADAIRRDIPVVATGESSGDMRAAIEASAPLIVKLLTGETVAPGSEEGLLSRGGRWNTRASVPAAERAVDLLLAKLAGGPMETEIPLPPFQEVEPAPGIRDLGHAKIALVTTGGLVPRGNPDGIKSYLSTHFGAYHLESKEHLAADEFESVHGGFFTAAVNEDPNRLIPLDVLRDAVREGSLGGLHEYFYSTTGNGTPVETAADMARDIAASLGEDKVDGVILTSAUGTCTRCGAAMAKELERAGIPTVHVTNLVSVSENTGAKRIMSGRAIPHVFGDPSLDADEERRLRRGLVEQALEMLKEQEGAS